In the genome of Pseudomonas sp. P5_109, one region contains:
- a CDS encoding MFS transporter, with amino-acid sequence MTSLNSQTTFVPGRLEQMSTRIGFFIAGVGIAAWAPLVPYAKARAGLDEGTLGLLLLCLGVGSILAMPLAGILATRFGCRRVTTGGALLICAALPLLATVSSIPALIAALFMFGAGLGTVDSTVNLQAVIVERASGKNMMSGFHGLFSLGGIVGAAGVSGLLGLGISPLGATLVVIVVLLIALAKAVPHLLPYGSESSGPAFAVPHGIVLFIGGMCFIVFLAEGAALDWSAVFLAQERGIDTAYAGLGYAAFALTMTAGRLTGDKIVRRLGATRVIVFGGLTAASGLFLATFAPSWAAALVGYALLGAGCSNIVPVLYTAVGKQTVMPESIAVPAITTLGYAGILAGPAVIGFIAHGSSLSFAFALMAVLLVAVAIGGRVLKV; translated from the coding sequence ATGACCAGCCTCAACAGCCAAACCACTTTCGTTCCCGGCCGCCTGGAACAGATGTCCACACGCATCGGATTTTTTATCGCCGGGGTCGGCATCGCCGCGTGGGCGCCGCTGGTGCCCTATGCCAAGGCCCGGGCCGGACTGGATGAAGGCACCCTGGGATTGTTGCTGCTGTGCCTGGGGGTCGGTTCGATCCTGGCGATGCCGTTGGCCGGGATCCTGGCCACACGTTTCGGCTGCCGGCGGGTGACGACCGGCGGGGCTTTGCTGATCTGTGCCGCCCTGCCGTTGCTGGCCACGGTGTCGTCGATTCCGGCACTGATCGCCGCGTTGTTCATGTTCGGCGCCGGCCTGGGCACCGTGGATTCGACGGTCAACCTGCAAGCGGTGATCGTCGAGCGCGCCAGCGGCAAAAACATGATGTCGGGGTTCCATGGCCTGTTCAGCCTCGGCGGGATTGTCGGCGCGGCGGGTGTCAGCGGCTTGCTTGGCCTGGGGATTTCACCGTTGGGGGCCACGCTGGTGGTGATCGTGGTACTGCTGATCGCACTGGCCAAGGCCGTGCCACATCTATTGCCCTACGGCAGCGAGAGTTCGGGACCGGCGTTCGCGGTGCCTCATGGCATTGTCCTGTTCATTGGCGGGATGTGCTTTATCGTGTTTCTCGCCGAAGGCGCGGCGCTGGACTGGAGCGCCGTATTCCTGGCCCAGGAACGAGGGATCGACACGGCCTATGCGGGGCTCGGTTATGCGGCGTTTGCCCTGACCATGACGGCCGGGCGTTTGACCGGTGACAAAATCGTGCGACGACTGGGCGCGACGCGGGTGATTGTATTCGGCGGACTGACGGCCGCTTCAGGACTGTTTCTGGCGACGTTCGCGCCAAGTTGGGCGGCGGCGCTGGTGGGTTATGCGCTGCTGGGCGCCGGTTGCTCGAACATCGTGCCGGTGCTGTACACCGCTGTCGGCAAGCAGACGGTCATGCCCGAAAGCATCGCCGTGCCGGCCATTACCACCCTGGGGTATGCGGGCATCCTGGCAGGCCCCGCCGTGATCGGCTTCATCGCCCATGGCAGCAGCCTGAGCTTTGCCTTTGCCTTGATGGCGGTGCTGCTGGTGGCGGTGGCGATTGGCGGGAGAGTGTTGAAGGTCTGA
- a CDS encoding MFS transporter, giving the protein MAAIDNTTTGSAPNHGITREERKVIFASSLGTVFEWYDFYLYGSLAAIIAKHFFAGVNETTSFIFALLAFAAGFAVRPFGAIVFGRLGDMIGRKHTFLITIVIMGVSTAVVGLLPGYASIGVAAPVILISLRLLQGLALGGEYGGAATYVAEHAPKGKRGFFTSWIQTTATLGLFLSLLVILACRTILGTEAFEAWGWRIPFLLSILLLIVSVYIRLQLSESPVFLKMKAEGKASKAPLTESFARWDNLKIVIMALLGGTAGQAVVWYTGQFYALFFLLQTLKIDPQTANLLIAGSLLIGTPFFVIFGSLSDRIGRKGIIMAGCILAAATYFPIFHALTQYGNPDVFIAQEKNPVTVVANADQCSFQFDPVGKAKFTSSCDLAKTVLAKRAIPYKNVNAEPGAVAQVRIGEKVIESFEGTGMPAADFKAKNDAFTATLATALKDAGYPEKADPAKTNYPMVLLLLTILVIYVTMVYGPIAAWLVELFPARIRYTSMSLPYHIGNGWFGGFLPTVAFAMVAATGDIYYGLWYPIVIAVMTAVLGIFFMPETKDREIHHT; this is encoded by the coding sequence ATGGCGGCCATCGACAACACCACCACGGGCAGCGCGCCCAACCACGGGATCACCCGGGAGGAGCGCAAGGTCATTTTCGCGTCGTCCCTGGGTACCGTGTTCGAATGGTATGACTTCTACCTGTACGGCTCCCTCGCGGCGATCATCGCCAAGCACTTCTTCGCCGGCGTCAACGAAACGACCTCTTTCATCTTCGCCCTGCTCGCCTTCGCCGCCGGCTTCGCCGTTCGGCCCTTCGGCGCCATCGTGTTCGGCCGGTTGGGTGACATGATCGGACGCAAACACACCTTTCTCATCACCATCGTGATCATGGGCGTCTCCACGGCGGTGGTGGGCTTGCTGCCGGGCTACGCAAGCATCGGCGTAGCCGCGCCGGTCATCCTGATCAGCCTGCGCCTGCTGCAAGGCCTGGCCTTGGGCGGCGAATACGGCGGAGCGGCGACCTACGTGGCCGAACATGCCCCCAAGGGCAAACGCGGCTTCTTCACGTCGTGGATTCAGACGACTGCGACCCTCGGCCTGTTTCTCTCGCTGCTGGTGATCCTCGCCTGTCGCACCATCCTTGGCACCGAAGCGTTCGAGGCCTGGGGCTGGCGGATTCCGTTCCTGCTGTCGATCCTGCTGCTGATCGTCTCGGTGTACATCCGCCTGCAACTGAGCGAATCACCGGTATTCTTGAAAATGAAGGCCGAAGGCAAGGCGTCCAAGGCACCGCTGACCGAATCCTTCGCCCGCTGGGACAATCTCAAGATCGTGATCATGGCCCTGCTCGGCGGCACCGCCGGCCAGGCCGTGGTCTGGTACACCGGGCAGTTCTATGCGCTGTTCTTCCTGTTGCAGACGCTGAAGATCGACCCGCAGACCGCCAACCTGCTGATTGCCGGCTCGCTGCTGATCGGTACACCGTTCTTCGTCATTTTCGGCAGCCTGTCCGACCGCATCGGGCGCAAGGGCATCATCATGGCCGGCTGCATTCTGGCGGCCGCGACCTATTTCCCGATCTTCCATGCGTTGACCCAGTACGGTAACCCCGACGTGTTCATTGCGCAGGAGAAGAACCCGGTCACGGTGGTCGCCAATGCCGACCAGTGCTCGTTCCAGTTCGACCCGGTGGGCAAGGCCAAATTCACCAGTTCCTGCGACCTGGCCAAGACCGTGTTGGCGAAACGGGCCATCCCCTACAAAAACGTCAACGCCGAGCCTGGCGCTGTTGCGCAGGTGCGCATTGGCGAGAAGGTGATCGAGAGCTTCGAAGGCACCGGCATGCCGGCCGCCGACTTCAAGGCCAAAAACGACGCCTTTACCGCCACCCTCGCCACCGCCCTCAAGGACGCCGGTTACCCCGAGAAGGCCGACCCGGCCAAGACCAACTACCCGATGGTGCTGCTGCTCCTGACCATCCTGGTGATCTACGTGACCATGGTCTACGGGCCGATCGCCGCCTGGTTGGTGGAACTGTTCCCGGCGCGTATTCGCTACACCTCGATGTCGCTGCCCTACCACATCGGCAATGGCTGGTTCGGTGGTTTCCTGCCGACGGTGGCGTTCGCCATGGTGGCGGCCACGGGGGATATCTACTACGGGCTGTGGTACCCGATTGTCATTGCGGTGATGACGGCTGTGCTGGGCATTTTCTTCATGCCGGAAACCAAGGATCGGGAGATTCATCACACCTGA
- a CDS encoding alpha/beta hydrolase, with protein MTDWPLDQVFAFNGHQVRYAIHGDGPPLVFVHGTPFSSYVWHRIAPYFTATHRVYYFDLLGYGQSAQPDADVSLGVQNQLLAQLLEHWRLDRPDVVAHDFGGATALRTHLLDGKDYRSLTLIDPVALTPWGSPFVQHVRQHEAAFSGLPDYIQRAIVPTYIRGAIKREIPDAELAPYVLPWLGDPGQAGFYRQIAQMDERYTREAERLYPAIRCPVQILWGEDDQWIPIERGRALQQMIPGAQFHPIANAGHLVQEDAPEAVVAALLRFLPLQLST; from the coding sequence ATGACTGACTGGCCGCTGGATCAGGTTTTTGCCTTCAATGGACATCAGGTGCGCTATGCCATACACGGCGACGGCCCGCCGCTGGTGTTCGTGCATGGCACACCCTTTTCTTCTTACGTGTGGCACCGGATCGCGCCGTATTTCACGGCGACTCACCGCGTCTACTACTTCGATCTGCTGGGTTATGGGCAGTCGGCACAACCCGACGCCGATGTCTCGCTCGGTGTGCAAAACCAGTTGTTGGCACAACTGCTGGAGCATTGGCGCCTGGATCGCCCCGACGTGGTGGCCCACGACTTCGGCGGCGCTACTGCCCTGCGCACGCACCTGCTCGACGGCAAGGATTACCGCAGCCTGACGCTGATCGACCCGGTAGCGCTGACGCCCTGGGGTTCACCGTTCGTGCAGCATGTGCGTCAGCATGAAGCGGCGTTCAGCGGACTGCCCGATTACATTCAGCGAGCCATCGTACCGACCTATATTCGCGGGGCGATCAAGCGCGAAATCCCCGACGCCGAACTCGCCCCCTACGTTCTGCCGTGGCTGGGCGATCCCGGGCAAGCGGGGTTCTATCGGCAGATCGCGCAGATGGACGAGCGTTATACCCGCGAGGCCGAACGTTTGTATCCGGCGATTCGCTGCCCGGTGCAGATTCTCTGGGGTGAAGACGACCAGTGGATTCCCATCGAACGCGGACGGGCCTTGCAGCAGATGATTCCCGGCGCGCAGTTTCATCCGATTGCCAACGCCGGTCATCTGGTCCAGGAAGATGCGCCCGAAGCGGTCGTTGCCGCTCTGCTGCGTTTTTTGCCCCTCCAACTATCTACCTGA
- a CDS encoding response regulator transcription factor produces MRLLLVEDHVPLADELLAGLNRQGYAVDWLADGRDALHQGSTEPYDLIILDLGLPGVPGLEVLAQWRAAGLATPVLILTARGSWAERIEGLKAGADDYLTKPFHPEELFLRIQALLRRSHGQVNQPTLQAAGLHLDEGRQCVVREGADIQLTAAEFRLLRYFMLHPEQILSKSHLAEHLYDGETERDSNVLEVHVNHLRRKLGKSVIETRRGQGYLFGGQAR; encoded by the coding sequence ATGCGTTTGCTTCTGGTGGAAGACCATGTGCCCCTGGCCGACGAACTGTTGGCCGGCCTCAACCGCCAGGGTTATGCGGTGGACTGGCTGGCCGATGGTCGCGATGCGCTGCATCAGGGCAGTACCGAACCTTACGACCTGATCATCCTCGACCTCGGCTTGCCGGGTGTGCCGGGGCTTGAGGTGCTGGCGCAATGGCGCGCGGCGGGGCTGGCCACGCCGGTGTTGATCCTGACGGCCCGTGGTTCCTGGGCCGAGCGCATCGAAGGCCTCAAGGCCGGCGCCGACGATTACCTGACCAAACCCTTTCATCCCGAAGAGCTGTTCTTGCGCATCCAGGCGTTGTTGCGCCGCTCCCATGGCCAGGTCAACCAGCCGACACTCCAGGCCGCCGGATTGCATCTGGACGAAGGGCGCCAGTGCGTTGTCCGCGAGGGCGCGGATATTCAGTTGACCGCCGCGGAGTTTCGCCTGTTGCGGTATTTCATGCTGCACCCCGAGCAGATCCTCTCCAAAAGCCATCTCGCCGAACACCTCTACGACGGTGAAACCGAGCGCGATTCCAACGTGCTGGAGGTCCACGTCAACCATTTGCGCCGCAAGCTCGGCAAAAGTGTGATTGAAACCCGTCGCGGCCAGGGCTACCTGTTCGGCGGACAAGCCCGGTGA
- a CDS encoding patatin-like phospholipase family protein: protein MTAIHIKFPSLTLKAGPRAFARIRDNGLNAAEVGTLPGAAGGPKALGIQGLDLALFGEWLPAAPRERSLIGASVGSWRFASACLPDAAEGIRRLGQLYTEQNFAKGVTMAQISQSSRRMLDDLLDGRDASILANSDYRLNIMVVKSHGLLADDHRGRLGLGLSSVIADNLRGRARLARHFERLIIHDPRLAPPVDALNDFPSRFVALDAGNLRQALLASGSIPMVMQGVRDLPGAGAGTFRDGGLLDYHLDLPYSGNDIVLYPHFTDRVIPGWFDKTLPWRRACPTRLQNVLLLAPSKEYLARLPYGKLPDRNDFKRFMGDAPSRQKYWRTTMEESRRMGDEFLELAANGRLGEHLLTL, encoded by the coding sequence ATGACCGCCATCCACATCAAGTTCCCCTCCCTGACCCTCAAGGCCGGTCCACGCGCCTTTGCGCGCATCCGGGACAACGGCTTGAACGCCGCCGAGGTCGGCACCCTGCCTGGCGCGGCCGGTGGTCCGAAGGCGCTGGGGATTCAGGGTCTGGACCTGGCGCTGTTCGGCGAGTGGCTGCCAGCCGCACCGCGGGAGCGCTCGCTGATTGGTGCATCGGTAGGTTCCTGGCGCTTCGCCAGCGCCTGCCTGCCGGACGCCGCCGAGGGCATCCGGCGTCTCGGGCAGCTGTACACCGAGCAGAATTTCGCCAAGGGCGTGACCATGGCGCAGATCAGCCAGAGCTCCCGGCGCATGCTCGATGACCTGCTCGACGGTCGCGATGCCTCGATCCTGGCCAACAGCGATTACCGCCTGAACATCATGGTGGTCAAAAGCCACGGCCTGCTCGCCGACGATCATCGCGGACGTCTTGGGTTGGGCCTGTCCTCGGTCATCGCCGACAACCTGCGCGGCCGGGCGCGGCTGGCCCGGCACTTCGAACGCCTGATCATCCACGACCCGCGCCTGGCGCCGCCGGTCGACGCCTTGAACGACTTCCCGTCGCGCTTCGTCGCCCTCGATGCCGGCAATTTGCGCCAGGCCCTGCTGGCTTCGGGCTCGATCCCGATGGTGATGCAAGGCGTGCGCGACCTGCCGGGCGCCGGCGCCGGCACCTTCCGCGACGGCGGACTGCTGGATTACCACCTGGACCTGCCTTACAGCGGCAACGACATCGTGCTTTACCCGCATTTCACCGACCGGGTGATTCCCGGCTGGTTCGACAAGACCCTGCCGTGGCGCCGCGCCTGCCCGACACGCCTGCAAAACGTGCTGCTGCTGGCGCCGTCGAAGGAATACCTGGCGCGCCTGCCCTACGGCAAACTGCCGGACCGCAACGACTTCAAGCGCTTCATGGGCGACGCCCCGAGCCGGCAGAAATACTGGCGCACGACCATGGAAGAAAGCCGCCGCATGGGCGACGAATTCCTCGAACTGGCCGCCAACGGTCGCCTCGGCGAGCACTTGCTGACCCTTTAG
- the codA gene encoding cytosine deaminase — MHIINARLRNQEGLHELNLENGLISSIARQTEAPTLGPGDLDAGGNLVVPPFVEPHIHLDATLTAGEPRWNMSGTLFEGIECWGERKATITQEDTKARAKKTIQALAAHGIQHVRTHVDVTDPQLTALKAMLEVREESRHLVDLQIVAFPQEGIESYHNGRELMEEAIRMGADVVGGIPHFEYTRDQGVSSVKFLMDLAERSGCLVDVHCDETDDPHSRFLEVLAEEARSRGMGSRVTASHTTAMGSYDNAYCAKLFRLLGHSGISFVSCPTESIHLQGRFDSFPKRRGVTRVNELLEAGMNVCFGQDSIVDPWYPLGNGNILRVLEAGLHICHMLGYRNLQSALDLVTDNSARAMNLGERYGLERGRPANLLILSADSDYEVIRSQGLPLYSVREGKVLMKRTMPVVEFSGLG; from the coding sequence ATGCACATCATCAACGCCCGTCTGCGCAACCAGGAAGGCCTGCATGAGTTGAACCTGGAAAACGGTCTGATCAGCAGCATCGCCCGCCAGACCGAGGCCCCGACCCTGGGCCCTGGCGATCTGGATGCCGGCGGCAATCTGGTGGTGCCGCCCTTCGTCGAGCCGCACATCCACCTCGACGCAACCCTGACCGCCGGCGAGCCGCGCTGGAACATGAGCGGCACGCTGTTCGAAGGCATCGAGTGCTGGGGCGAGCGCAAGGCGACCATCACCCAGGAAGACACCAAGGCCCGGGCCAAGAAAACCATCCAGGCCCTCGCCGCCCACGGCATCCAGCATGTGCGCACTCACGTCGACGTCACCGACCCGCAACTGACCGCGCTCAAGGCCATGCTCGAAGTGCGCGAGGAAAGCCGGCACCTGGTCGACCTGCAAATCGTCGCGTTCCCTCAGGAAGGCATCGAGTCGTACCACAATGGCCGCGAGTTGATGGAAGAAGCGATCCGCATGGGCGCCGATGTGGTCGGTGGCATTCCGCATTTCGAATACACCCGCGATCAGGGCGTCAGCTCGGTGAAGTTCCTCATGGACCTGGCCGAACGCAGCGGCTGCCTGGTGGACGTGCATTGCGACGAAACCGACGACCCGCATTCGCGCTTTCTCGAAGTGCTCGCCGAAGAGGCCCGCAGCCGCGGCATGGGCTCGCGGGTCACGGCCAGCCACACCACGGCCATGGGTTCCTACGACAACGCCTACTGCGCCAAACTGTTTCGCTTGCTCGGGCATTCGGGGATCAGCTTTGTCTCCTGCCCCACTGAAAGCATCCACCTGCAAGGTCGCTTCGACAGTTTCCCGAAACGCCGGGGCGTGACCCGGGTCAACGAGTTGCTGGAAGCGGGGATGAACGTGTGCTTCGGCCAGGACTCGATCGTCGATCCGTGGTACCCGCTGGGTAACGGCAACATCTTGCGGGTACTGGAGGCCGGGCTGCACATCTGCCACATGCTCGGCTATCGCAACCTGCAAAGCGCGCTGGACCTGGTGACGGACAATAGCGCCAGGGCCATGAACCTCGGCGAGCGTTATGGCCTGGAGCGCGGGCGGCCGGCGAATCTGCTGATTCTGTCGGCGGACAGCGACTACGAAGTGATCCGCAGCCAGGGCTTGCCGCTGTACTCGGTGCGCGAGGGCAAGGTGTTGATGAAGCGGACGATGCCGGTGGTGGAGTTTAGTGGGCTGGGCTGA
- the queD gene encoding 6-carboxytetrahydropterin synthase QueD, translating into MEIFKEFTFESAHRLPHVPDGHKCGRLHGHSFKVAIHLSGDLDPHTGWIRDFSEIKAIFKPLYERLDHNYLNDIPGLENPTSEVLAKFIWNEMKPLLPELSAIRIHETCTSGCIYRGE; encoded by the coding sequence GTGGAAATCTTCAAGGAATTTACTTTCGAATCCGCCCACCGCCTGCCCCACGTACCGGACGGCCACAAGTGCGGGCGCCTGCACGGTCACTCGTTCAAAGTGGCAATCCACCTGAGCGGCGACCTCGACCCGCACACCGGCTGGATCCGCGACTTCTCGGAAATCAAGGCAATCTTCAAGCCGCTGTACGAGCGCCTGGACCACAACTACCTGAACGACATTCCCGGCCTGGAAAACCCGACCAGTGAAGTGTTGGCCAAGTTTATCTGGAATGAGATGAAGCCCCTGCTGCCGGAGCTCAGTGCGATCCGCATCCACGAGACGTGCACCAGCGGTTGCATCTATCGCGGCGAATAA
- a CDS encoding PepSY domain-containing protein, whose translation MKVFLLNRCVARGMALLLLAFCSAVMARDLDQDEALRLRQQGVILPLEQLLQQAMDRYPGAKLLEAELEEKHNIYLYDVELLTPEGVVRELHIDATDGRILKDKED comes from the coding sequence ATGAAGGTGTTTCTACTCAATCGATGTGTCGCACGCGGGATGGCGCTGCTGCTTCTGGCATTTTGCTCGGCAGTGATGGCCCGCGACCTGGATCAGGATGAAGCCCTGCGCCTGCGTCAACAGGGGGTGATCCTGCCGCTGGAGCAACTGTTGCAGCAAGCGATGGATCGCTACCCCGGCGCAAAACTGCTGGAAGCCGAACTCGAAGAGAAGCACAACATCTACCTTTATGATGTCGAATTGCTGACCCCCGAAGGCGTGGTCCGTGAGCTGCACATCGATGCGACTGACGGCCGAATATTGAAAGACAAGGAAGACTGA
- a CDS encoding sensor histidine kinase, whose product MRSIQRRLSLGLISVMVVVGLVLAQTSLWLFEMGLQRYLEAGLRNDSENLLAALVRGPQGLQLDERRLSPAYQRPFSGHYFRIDFADGHWRSRSLWDQELPALDQPGLHDNLQLGPEGQQLLVLRTDYRRLGLPISISVAEDYTPIRESFRRMQQIGLGLGLAGLLLILLLQRITVRRALRPLEQAREQIAQLQQGQRSQLDDQVPVELEPLVAQINHLLAHTEDSLKRSRNALGNLGHALKTPLAVLLSLASSEQLDAHPKLRKVLKEQLEQVQQRLNRELNRARLSGDALPGALFDCAAELPGLLATLNMIHGEHLALSYRAPTGLQLPWDREDLLELLGNLLDNACKWADAEVRVSVVETAGGFELSVEDDGPGIPAERRDQVFSRGTRLDEQTEGHGLGLGIVRDIVDSWGGKLSLLESEWGGLKVVIELPKHT is encoded by the coding sequence GTGAGATCGATCCAGCGTCGCTTGAGCCTGGGCCTGATCAGTGTGATGGTGGTCGTTGGCCTGGTGCTGGCGCAAACCAGCCTGTGGCTGTTCGAAATGGGTTTGCAGCGCTACCTCGAAGCCGGGTTGCGCAATGACAGCGAGAACCTGCTGGCGGCACTGGTGCGCGGGCCGCAGGGCTTGCAACTGGATGAACGACGTCTGTCGCCAGCCTATCAGCGGCCGTTTTCCGGGCATTATTTCCGCATCGATTTCGCCGACGGCCATTGGCGTTCCCGTTCGTTATGGGATCAGGAACTGCCGGCGCTCGATCAACCCGGCCTGCACGACAACCTGCAACTGGGGCCGGAAGGGCAACAGTTGCTGGTATTGCGTACGGACTATCGACGGTTGGGACTGCCGATTTCCATCAGCGTCGCCGAGGATTACACGCCAATACGCGAAAGCTTCCGGCGTATGCAACAGATCGGCTTGGGCCTGGGATTGGCAGGGCTGCTGCTGATTCTGTTGCTGCAACGGATCACCGTGCGCCGTGCCTTGCGCCCGCTGGAACAGGCGCGCGAGCAGATCGCACAGTTGCAACAGGGCCAGCGCTCGCAACTCGATGACCAGGTGCCGGTGGAACTGGAGCCACTGGTGGCGCAGATCAACCATTTGCTGGCCCACACCGAAGACAGCCTCAAGCGCTCACGCAATGCCCTGGGCAACCTCGGCCACGCCTTGAAAACGCCGCTGGCGGTGCTGTTGAGCCTGGCTTCAAGCGAGCAACTGGACGCGCACCCGAAACTGCGCAAAGTCCTCAAGGAGCAACTGGAGCAAGTCCAGCAGCGACTCAATCGCGAACTCAACCGCGCACGGTTGTCTGGTGATGCGTTGCCCGGTGCGCTGTTCGATTGCGCCGCCGAACTCCCCGGGTTGCTGGCCACCCTGAACATGATCCATGGCGAACACCTGGCGCTGAGCTACCGCGCTCCGACCGGCCTGCAATTGCCCTGGGACCGTGAGGACCTGCTGGAACTGTTGGGCAACCTGCTGGACAACGCCTGCAAATGGGCGGATGCCGAGGTTCGCGTGAGTGTGGTCGAAACGGCGGGCGGGTTTGAACTCAGTGTCGAAGATGACGGCCCGGGCATTCCCGCAGAGCGTCGCGATCAGGTGTTCAGTCGGGGAACGCGGCTGGATGAACAAACAGAGGGGCATGGCCTGGGGCTGGGTATCGTGCGCGATATCGTCGATAGCTGGGGCGGCAAACTGTCGTTGCTGGAAAGCGAGTGGGGCGGTCTGAAGGTCGTCATCGAATTGCCCAAACACACCTGA
- a CDS encoding diaminopimelate epimerase: MAQRYDARGNIYIVVAPQELRHQGIDLPDQASQAAQTLEAWALAAIEACCSWAPGTQPPGSKDHRSDGLLVGPFQASPPFDLLIVNTDGTLAERSGNGLTIFSQALSDQGLLPKDEACLLRVHHDKADTPSPGQTSVKAAQVDDVHGFWLDLGQPGFGPAAVSADGVEAVVFNGRELSHVEPLAALNGAWSRSQFARVGNPHCVTLVERAEDLPSNEQMREPALGEGLMRIAYAMPVGAGKPCPAGINLQWAMRVSEGHIAARVFERGEGPTASSGTSASAVASAAWRVGWVSAGEVKVTMPGGTAPILLEEELGELSRVSLFGTARLID, from the coding sequence ATGGCGCAGCGGTACGATGCACGGGGCAATATTTACATCGTGGTAGCGCCGCAAGAACTGCGCCACCAGGGCATCGACTTGCCCGATCAGGCCAGCCAGGCCGCGCAAACCCTCGAAGCCTGGGCGCTTGCCGCCATCGAGGCGTGCTGCAGCTGGGCGCCTGGCACTCAACCACCCGGCAGCAAGGATCATCGCAGCGACGGTTTGCTGGTCGGACCTTTCCAGGCGTCGCCACCCTTTGACCTGTTGATCGTCAACACCGACGGCACCCTGGCCGAGCGCAGTGGCAACGGGTTGACGATCTTTTCCCAGGCACTGAGCGATCAAGGGCTGTTGCCGAAGGACGAAGCCTGTCTGCTCAGGGTTCATCACGACAAGGCTGATACGCCTTCACCGGGGCAGACTTCCGTGAAAGCCGCGCAGGTCGATGACGTGCACGGTTTCTGGCTAGATCTGGGGCAGCCGGGATTCGGGCCGGCAGCGGTCAGTGCCGACGGGGTTGAGGCTGTGGTGTTCAACGGTCGTGAACTCAGTCACGTTGAACCATTGGCGGCACTCAATGGCGCATGGTCGCGCAGTCAGTTCGCGCGGGTTGGCAATCCGCATTGCGTGACGCTGGTGGAACGTGCCGAGGATCTGCCGAGCAACGAGCAGATGCGGGAACCGGCGCTGGGTGAAGGGTTGATGCGAATCGCCTACGCCATGCCGGTGGGTGCAGGCAAACCTTGTCCGGCGGGGATCAATCTGCAATGGGCAATGCGAGTGTCCGAAGGGCACATCGCTGCGCGAGTGTTCGAGCGGGGCGAGGGGCCGACGGCATCCTCGGGGACCAGCGCCAGTGCGGTGGCCAGTGCGGCGTGGCGGGTGGGCTGGGTCAGCGCCGGGGAGGTGAAGGTGACGATGCCCGGTGGCACGGCGCCGATCTTGCTGGAGGAAGAGTTGGGGGAGTTGAGTCGGGTCAGCTTGTTTGGTACGGCTCGGTTAATCGATTGA